The DNA window TCTTCCAAAATACAATGTTGCAGGTTCTCTGCGACGATTTGAGCCATCGCTTTATCAGAGGCACTTCTAATCGCTGATAATTGACTCACTACATCTTTACAGCACTTACCTTCTTCCATCAGACGAAGGACTCCTCGCACCTGTCCTTCTATTCTTCTAAGGCGTGTCTTCATTTCATTACTGTAATTGTATTCCATAACGTATACCTCCTATCTCTCATAATACGTATACCCCTATGGGTATGATAATATACTCGTTATTAAAGTTTGTCAAATGATTCATCTCCGCATGCAAAAAAAGAACCGCTCGTTTGAGCGATCCTTTTTCGGTAAATATTCTGCAGTAAGATAATCCTTATTTCTTAGTATAAATAAGCTATATTATTCCGCCCAAACTAGCGCCTTTGATAAATAATCGCTCAATATTCTTCTCCACCGTAGGATCGGGGATTAGTGGAG is part of the Paenibacillus segetis genome and encodes:
- a CDS encoding metal-sensitive transcriptional regulator, with amino-acid sequence MEYNYSNEMKTRLRRIEGQVRGVLRLMEEGKCCKDVVSQLSAIRSASDKAMAQIVAENLQHCILEEQEAGRDTDKVVKEAIELLVKSR